One region of Acidaminococcales bacterium genomic DNA includes:
- the xseB gene encoding exodeoxyribonuclease VII small subunit, with protein sequence MPKKKNDPEDFSFEEALGQLESIVQKLEGDELTLDQALEFFRKGVALAGACSGKLTAAQQQVQKIVEDAQGDAAMQPLDLSEL encoded by the coding sequence ATGCCCAAGAAAAAGAACGACCCTGAAGATTTTTCCTTTGAAGAGGCGCTCGGCCAGTTGGAAAGCATCGTGCAAAAACTGGAGGGCGATGAGCTTACGCTCGATCAGGCGCTTGAATTTTTCCGCAAAGGCGTAGCCCTGGCCGGCGCCTGCAGCGGCAAACTTACCGCCGCGCAGCAGCAAGTGCAAAAGATTGTGGAGGATGCCCAAGGGGATGCCGCCATGCAACCGCTGGATTTGTCCGAGCTATGA
- the xseA gene encoding exodeoxyribonuclease VII large subunit, with protein sequence MPGAYSVSEANSLIKSAFAALPALQRIQVRGEISNFKRYDSGHCYFTLKDGKSILKAVMFRARAALLRFKPENGRMAVASGRIDIYERDGVYQLYVDNLFADGAGDLMAAYENLRLKLQGEGLFDQGRKKRLPPFPAAIGVITSSAGAVLHDVITVAGKRNPAVKLIFFPVRVQGPEAPGDLACALCKMNKLKIADLLIIGRGGGSMEELWAFNDERVVRAVAESALPVISAVGHETDVTLCDFAADMRAATPSQAAELAVPDRRAVLFAIGNQRQRMARVIKARIGTLDAHIRHCLNARAFKRPETLFAARAQTVDKLREGLRVNMAGKTQKHEQNLRALAGKLDSLSPLAVLARGYSVTTDEKGAPIKDLCQVACGDMLRTRLCCGEIYSQVRAKNAKEGVGNAQEKERP encoded by the coding sequence ATGCCCGGGGCATATTCGGTAAGCGAGGCAAACAGCCTCATAAAGTCGGCTTTCGCTGCCCTTCCCGCTTTGCAGAGGATACAGGTGCGGGGGGAAATATCCAATTTCAAGCGCTATGACTCCGGACATTGCTATTTTACCCTGAAAGACGGGAAAAGTATATTGAAAGCAGTAATGTTTCGCGCCCGCGCGGCGCTTTTGCGTTTCAAGCCGGAAAACGGCCGGATGGCCGTCGCCAGCGGCCGGATAGATATATATGAGCGCGATGGCGTATACCAACTGTACGTTGACAATCTTTTCGCCGACGGCGCGGGGGACTTGATGGCCGCCTATGAAAATTTGCGGCTGAAACTTCAGGGGGAAGGGCTGTTCGACCAGGGGCGGAAAAAGAGGCTCCCGCCTTTTCCGGCCGCGATCGGGGTAATAACTTCTTCCGCCGGCGCGGTGCTCCACGACGTGATAACGGTGGCCGGGAAACGCAACCCGGCGGTCAAACTGATCTTTTTCCCGGTAAGGGTGCAAGGCCCGGAAGCGCCGGGGGATTTGGCGTGCGCCCTTTGCAAAATGAACAAGTTGAAAATCGCCGACCTCCTGATCATAGGGCGCGGCGGCGGCTCCATGGAAGAATTGTGGGCGTTCAACGACGAGCGGGTCGTGCGCGCGGTCGCCGAATCCGCCCTGCCGGTCATTTCGGCGGTGGGGCACGAAACGGACGTAACCCTTTGCGATTTTGCCGCCGACATGCGGGCGGCCACCCCTTCACAGGCGGCGGAGCTGGCCGTTCCCGACCGCCGGGCCGTGCTGTTCGCCATCGGCAATCAGCGCCAGCGCATGGCGCGGGTGATAAAAGCGCGCATCGGCACACTGGACGCGCACATCCGGCATTGCCTCAATGCGCGCGCGTTCAAGCGCCCGGAGACACTTTTCGCGGCGCGGGCGCAAACCGTTGACAAATTACGGGAAGGGCTGCGCGTGAACATGGCGGGAAAAACACAAAAGCATGAGCAAAATTTGCGGGCGCTGGCGGGCAAATTGGACAGTTTGAGCCCTTTGGCCGTACTCGCACGCGGCTATAGCGTTACCACCGACGAAAAAGGCGCGCCGATAAAAGATCTATGCCAGGTTGCCTGCGGCGACATGTTAAGGACGCGGCTGTGCTGCGGCGAGATATATTCCCAAGTGCGGGCCAAAAACGCAAAAGAAGGTGTTGGCAATGCCCAAGAAAAAGAACGACCCTGA